Part of the Zea mays cultivar B73 chromosome 4, Zm-B73-REFERENCE-NAM-5.0, whole genome shotgun sequence genome is shown below.
TTCATACCGTAGTTTTGGGCGCTAGTGATACTCTCCGCGGCGAGCAGCGGATCGACGGCACCGACTCCACTCCGACGACGAATTGCGCTCACCCCGAGCTACCCCACGTCCGGACAAAACGCGCACCGGCTACCACGAAAGCTGGCAACTCACCCTGCATGCCATCCGAGGTCCCGGCAGTAGCACAACACACGACAGCTCGCGGATCCGAGGTGAAGAGGGGCGCCGATGAGAAATCAAAGGTTCTCCGGTCACCATTCCCGCACGACGAGGCCAGGGACGCCCTCCATGAGCCGCGGCGAAGGTTCTGGGAGGGCATTGGGTCCGCCCGACGGTGCTAACTGAGTTTTCCCCCGCCACGACAACAGCTAttttctctctccctcacccctcCGCTCGATGGAGGTGCTCGGGTCTGATGGAGGGGGAAGGAGGGGTACTGAACTTCGGCTTATATGCACCTTGGCAAAGTCCGTGCAGTGGAAACCGAACGGCGAGCACTGCGGCGAGGATCCGCAGATCACGGGCGGCAGGTCAACGAAAGTCTAAGCTAGGAAACCGGCGCATTCAGTTGAGAAGATGACCCTGCCAAGGTGGCCCACCGACCAGTGAGTGTAGCGTGCGCATGGAGCCAGCGAAGGGGAAAGCAGCAGAGAGAGGTGGGCCGAGCAATCCGAATTCGGCCCAGGTATATAGGGTgagtttttctttcctttttttcTATTCTCTTTTCCATTCAACTTTGAATTCAAATCTATTCCAAATTTGAGTTCAAGTCTAATGCACAAATGGAACCCCACATAATGTGGGATAGTTTTATTACCCTATTTAATTACCTTATTTATTatcattattttattttaggaaatGCTTTCAACATGGATTACTTACCACATTTATTTCCATAACATATTAGTTTGAGTGTGTAATTAAtttaaaggtatattcatgagttCATATTCTTTGGTTTTGTTAGAAAATATTTTCCAATCGACaaacttttattaaggtttgttTTACTAATGATATTTTATTATGACCATTTTCTTAGAAAGGGTGAATTTTGAAGTTCAATTATGTATCAAGGGTACTTATTTTGATGATTATTATTATTCTTATTATTTTTCTCCAAAGGATTTTCCTTAAATCTCAAGTTAAGACTTTTGGGTGTTacattcgacctcctccgaatcataatccttatcccctttctttggtacctgcgctccatactcaacaatatcccatatgcttttgtggagtgaggttaggtgatgcctcattttatcactccacatagaataatcttcaccttcaaacataggtggtttgcctaatgggacggaaagtaatggagtgcgttttgaaatgcgaggatagcgaaggggcatcttactatacttcttgcgctcatggcgtttagaagtggcggatgccgattccgagccggaggtggagggtgacgaagagtcggtctcgtaatagaccaccttcttcatcttcttcttcttgtcagccttccgttgggacttgatggaggaagaggattcctccttatgcttgtgggcggactcccttgagtgtgttctccctgagcttgcggacttgtcgccggtcccgatctccctcatggcggatgctcccgacatcacttcgagcggttaggctctaatgaagaaccgggctctgataccaattgaaagtcgcctagaggggggtgaataagcaaatctgaaatttataaagtttaagcacaactacaagccggggttagcgttagaaatataatcgagtccaaaagagagagcgaaaacaaatcacaagaaaataagagcggatgacacggtgatttgttttaccgaggttcggttcttgcaaacctactccccgttgaggtggtcacaaagaccgggtctctttcaaccctttccccctctcaaacggtcacttagaccaagtgagcctttctcttcaatcaaatgggacactaagtccactacaaggaccaccacaacttggtgtctcttgttttgattacaagtgagttgaacacaagaatagaggaagaagaaaagcgatccaagcgcaagagctcaaaagaacacaaaagtctctctctctagtcactaatttgtttggagtgattctggacttgggagaggatttgatctctttgtttgtgtcttgaaaTAAAgtttagagctcttgtatgaggtttgaaagctgaaaacttggatgcattgaagtggggtagttggggggtatttatagccccaactaccaaaagaaccgttggtgagggcttctgtcatatggtgcaccggacactgtctggtgcgccagccacgtcactaggccgttgggttccgaccgttggagcttctgacaactgggccaccggacagtccggtggtgcaccggacagtcactattcgctgtccggtgcgccttctgcgcctgctctgacttctgcgcgcgcagtcgtgcACCGTAGCGTTTCACTAtttctctgcagacgaccgttggtgttgtatagccgttactccgctggcacaccggacagtccggtgaattatagcggagtggctcacaGAATTTCCGAAGGTGGTAAGTTTGGAGTcgaactccctggtgcaccggacactgtccggtggtgcacaggacactgtccggtgcgctagaccagggctgcctttgagttgtcttttgctctttttatttgaactctttcttggactttatatcggtttgtgttgaacctttggcacctgtaaaacttataatatagagtaaactagttagtccaattatttgtgtttggcaattcaaccaccaaaatcatttagaaaaaggtgtaagcctatttccctttcacctctaAAGAGACACCTCAATTAATAGAGCTGTACATGCCTAAATACCTTGCTACATGAACACAAACAATCATATATGGCTCATTAATAAGTATGATACTGTCCATTGAAAATAGCGTCACACCAAATGCTAGATGAGGGCCCCGATGTGAATGCATTTAATAGCATCATTATTGATTGATACTTCTGCAAGCACATTGGAAGCTCTTGCTTTGAGATTTACAAGTCTTCGATAATAGTGTCCCCCTTACACGATACTTCAAGTATAAGACACAACTAAGACATGATGTGATACAGTGGATGTGTTTAAAACCCGTGTCTTACTATATTCATTACACCAATCAAAATATTCAATAAAATCAATGCACCAATAAACTatgtcttctacctcaaacatagAGCCAACAGACATGTCTTGAGTTTTTTTTACATTTATCATCTAAACACAGTCGAAGACACGGATTAAGACACTCATTGTACACATCCTAAAGACCGACTCCAGCAGTTCATCCATATGGTCACCCAAAACATTGTTTTGCATTATTATAGACAACACTGTTCGCAGAACTATGTTTGAATATAGTGGTAGAGATGGATAAGCTGCTGAAGATAGTCTAAGTATTGCTTCTTGCATTGAAAGAAATCAGAGGAAGTTAAGGGCTCGTTTGCAAATCCTTTGAAGTTTGCCATGGATTTTGTTTTGAATGTATTGCCCATGAGCACACATACTTGGGTTTGAGCATAGAGTACTTAGATGGAGGTTGGCTAGCTTTGCACGTATAGCTAATAATTGTTGGAGGCTGGCAAAGTTGTTATCTAGCTTAGCTCACGTTGGGCTGCCTCCTGAGAGGCGACAAGAGCTAGCAGCTAGTAGATCTTTGTTTAGCATCCAAGGCTTTGAATACCTACTAAGCTAGTATAATATATCCTGCTGCTGACGATGGAGTACGATCTGAACTTCAGGTTACACTTACAGTTGCTGGAATGGAACAACTGCTCGATCTGTACCGAAGTAATAAATCCAAATCTACGAGCACAATGGACGAAGAAGCGAAGTACATTACATAGATGCATTTTGAAAACAGATGGAAGCAAGTAATTAACATGCATGGATCTCGAGGTACAAAAGCTGAGTAGTAGCTAGATACCCCGTTTATTTAATTGTACAGTATCGTCCTCTCACAGTCACATGACATCGATCATGGATCATGGGTAGACCTCGATGACACCACGAGCTCCGATTTTCTTGACAACCTTGTAGTCGGAGAAGCCAGCCTTGGTAAAGATGTGGCGCCAGTCGTCTTCGCCGCGCTGCCTGCCCTTGGTGTTCACCATCATGAGCATGTCCATCAGCAGCTGGGCCTCGTACATGACCGGCCCCATGTACGGGCCCAGGAGTATCTCAATGATGATCACCTTCCCTCCTTCTTGGCGGGAAGGGATGGCCTTCCTGCACAGCTCCAGGATCTTGACGCAGTCGTCGTCGCTCCAGAAGTGCAGGACGAGCTTGAGCATGACAGCCTGCGCAGGCGGGATGGTGATGGTCTTGGTCGTCGTCTCCTCGACGACCCTGGGAAGGTTGAGCACGGTGCACTTGATGTCTGGGAAGGCCTTGACGATGGCGGCCGCGCTGGCGTTCCCCTGCCTGCCGCAGCAGTAGGTGAGCGAGCGGAGGCCGCTGAAGACGTCGGCGCCGCACTCCCGTATGACGGTCCCGATGGCCAGGTTGTCGTGCGCGGCCACGCCTTCCTCCACGACCCTGTCCAGCTCCTCGTCCAGCAGCTTGGTGCTCTCGTGGACGAGGGGCACCCCGTGCAGGGCCTCGAACGGCGACGGCAGCTGGCGGTCCTCGTCCTCCTCCTTCTTGAACCAGTCGGCCAGGGACATGCCGGCCTCCACGTAGTGGCGGGAGACGGTGCCCAGCACGAAGTACTTCTGGTAGGTGTGGTCCTCCGACTCCACGCCCTCCACCAGCAGCCAGGACAGCGGGTTCAGCCGGTACTGCACGTCGTCGGACGACGCGAAGACGCCCGACGTGACCAGCAGCCGCATCACGCGCCCGAGGAACGGGAGCTTGGCCGCTGGCAGGGACAGCGCGGCCACGAGGTCCGGCAGCGTGGCAGACCCGCCTAGGTTGTGGATGGCGGTCGGGATGTGGAGCTCCACCGCGCACTTGAGCGCCATGGATGTCAGGTAGTAGAGGCTGTGGCGCCACAGGTCGGCCTGCGCCTGCAGCAGCTCGGCGTCCGTGGGAACTATGGCGGTGGCCATTATTGTTGTTAAGTCGCTGATCTCTCTTCGTTCTTCCTTGTGCCTGCTAGGTTATGGTGCGTAAAAGGGTTTAAATAGCTAGAAATTGTGGGCAAGGCAGAGGGAGTGCGGATCGGAGCAGGTTTCATCGATTTTGTCGTTCAGTCAGTGTATCGCATAAAAATCATTAAAATAAGGAGCGCGTGGTCGGCGAGGTTGTTCAAAAAAAAGTACTACTACTCAAGTGCGTACAATATTTACGTACCATATACCAaggccccgtttcaatctcacAAGATAAACTTTAGCTTtctgctaaactttagctatatgaattaaagtgctaaagtttagcttgaATTACCACCATTAGCTTTCCTGTTTAGATTAtaaatggctaaaagtagctaaaaaagtTGCTAAAGTTTATCTCACGAGATTGGAACAGGTTCTAAGATGCTGCTACTACTACACGGAATGAGTAAGCGGAGACAGCAAGGGACATGATCTTCGTGCTAGTATATTGCTATGGGTCCACGGCGATCCCATACTCCATCTCATACGGTGCCACATAGGATTTTCGTCGTTGTGGACACACCTATTGAATCATTGCATGAGTTGTCTTTATCATACAGCTCACAACTTTATTTTTATTATATGTAATAAATCGACAAGTTATGGATTTGTAATATCCAAATTATAAGACTTATATAAGAGTTGATCTCCTTATGTGTGATTTGCCATCTCCTTCTTGAGACATGTGACTAAACCTAATTAAAAGAGAATGAGTCTTTACTAAAACACAAAAAGAAAAGCCATGCATTATATTGGAGTTCTGTTTGTGCATTTTAATACAATAATAATAtacataaaaatataataataatgagATGAAGATTTGAGGAAAAACCAAATTTgaaatttgtcggggaccataattaggggtaccctcaagactcctaattctcagctggtaacccccatcagcataaagctgcaaaggcctgatgggtgcgattaagtcagggatcagtccattcgagcgactcgatcacgcctcgcccgagcctagcctcggacaagggcagccgaccccggaggatttccgtctcgcccgaggcccccctccaacggcggacacatcttcggctcgcccgaggccctgccttcgctaagaagcaaccctgactaaatcgccgcaccgaccgaccaaatcgcaggagcatttaacgcaaaggtggcctgacacctttatcctgacacgcgccctccggcagagccgaagtgaccaccgtcacttcgccgcttcactgaccggtctgacagaaggacagcgccgcctgcgccactccgactgcagcgccacttgacagagtgatgctgacaggaagccaggccctgccaaaggcaccataggaagctccgcccgacccagggcttggactcgggctcagccccggaagacggcgaactccgctccgcccgacccagggctcagactcgggctaagacccggaagacggcgaactccgccccgcccgacccagggctcggactcgggctaagacccggaagacgacgaactccgcttcgcccgaccccagggctcggactcgggctaagacccggaagacggcgaactccgctccgcccgacccagggctcggactcgggctaagacccggaagacgacgaactccgcttcgcccgaccccagggctcggacaccgccctggcctctgccgacaacctccgcctcgcccgacccaggggctcggactcggcctcggccatggaagacagactcgacctcggcttcggaggagcctccacgtcgcccaacctagggcgcaggccagccacgtcaacaggaagcgccatcatcaccctaccccgagctgactcgggccgcagagaacaagaccggtgtcccatctggctgtctccaccagataggcaatgatggcaccccgcatgccctgtgacgacggcggctctcagctctcttacggaagcaggaggacatcagcaaggacacaaccgctccgacaactgtccctccgccaggctccgccgctcctccgacggccacgacatcacactagttgggttccaagatctctccggctgccacattggcatgtactcagggcactagctctccctcgctagacacgtagcactctgctacacccccattgtacacctggatcctctccttgcgtctataaaaggaaggaccagggccctcttagagggggttggccgcgcgggacgaggacgggacaggcgctctcttggggccgctcgcttccctcacccgcgtggacgcttgtaaccccctactgcaagcgcacccgacctgggcgcgggacgaacacgaaggccgcgggattcccacctctctcgcgccggtctccggccgcctcgctcctttccccccttcgcgctcgcccacgcgctcgacccatctgggctggggcacgcggcactcacttgTCGGcctaagggaccccccggtctcgaaacgccgacagttggcgcgccaggtaggggcctgctgcgtgttgacgaaaagcttcccgtcaagctgtagatgggcagtctccaacaacctctccaacccgggacggtgctccgttttgggagtcttgagttcatgtccctcgacagcagctacgacatgatactccttccaccgccgcgcgacaacgacaatggcggccgacagcccgcccgccggcggcggaatcgacgacgtcttccccgcgtggcggaagaacaacattcgagctcgccccgtcctctcccccgccaacggaggaggaggcggggcaaccaaggccaagcaggaggccgcgcctcgtcggctgtcgagcgagtcgacgtccctagcaccccaacggggggcgcgttgggcgtcgacctcgcgtttgagacgaaggcgagcgccgtctccccgcgacacgccaatcccgagcaagtggacgacgccagcgcgcttgcgaaaagtttgcgggacgtcgccctcgtaccggaggcgacgatgcagtcagtcctcgacgtgacttcatctccgctcgacgaccaaaaggtaccaaccgattcccatcctacgtcatttatactcagcctcaacccgcctagcaatctcgctttggcgggcgcccttgtagaggcgagtacaaaccctctagggtttcgcttgcggtcgccttgggaccggctgacggacgtctcgacctatgggccctttgggtccgaggaagatgacgaccccaacatctgttgggatttctccggatttggcaaccccagtgccatgcggaacttcatgaccgcatgtgactactgcctctccgactgttccgacggtagccgcagcctcgacgacgaggactgcggcccaagccgcgaatgtttccacgtcgatctagggggtccctccggaggcaaccatctcggcatgccggaggacggtgctccccctgggccggtgcctcgcgctgacatcccgcgggagctagctgtggtccccgttccggcggggagttacgacccacagcttgagcaagtccgcggggcgcaggccaggatcgacgagggagcaggagcgcttgagccgatccaccgggacgtcgggcaggcatgggcgggccaacccccggccggagaaatacgtcacctgccccagggtctccagcaccgcgtcgctgaTGTCgttagggtcaggccaccacctgcatccagtggggtcggtcagaacctggccacatcagcgatgctcctccgcgcgatgccggagccatccaccaccgagggtcggcgaatccagggagaactcaaaaatctcctggaaggcgccgcagtccgatgggccgagagcactgcctcccgaaggcaaggatacccctcggaacctcatgccgcgacctcctgattcatgcgggaagcctcggtctacaccgggcgcacgcgcaacactgcgcctgcggccccgggccacctcggcaacgagcgccatcgccgcgaccgtcgagcccgcctcgacgagagggtgcgccgaggctatcaccccaggcgtgggggacgctacgacagcggggaggatcggagtccctcgcccgaaccacccggtccgcaggccttcagccgggccatccggcgggcaccgttcccgacccggttccgacccccgactactatcacaaagtactcgggggaaacgaggccagaattgtggctcgcggactaccgcctggcctgccaactgggtggaacagacgacgacaacctcatcatccgcaacctccccctgttcctctccgacaccgctcgcgcctggttggagcacctgcctccggggcaaatctccaactgggatgacctggtccaagccttcgccggaaatttccagggcatgtatgtgcgccctgggaattcctgggacctccgaagctgccgacagcagccgggagagtctcttcgggactacatccggcgattctcgaagcagcgcaccgagctgcccaacatcaccgactcagatgtcatcggcgcgttccttgccggcaccacctgccgcgacctggtgagcaagttgggtcgcaagacccccaccagggcgagcgagctgatggacatcgccaccaagttcgcctctggccaggaggcggtcgaggctatcttccgaaaggacaagcagccccagggccgcccgtcggaagatgctcccgaggcgtctactccgtgcggcgccaagaagaaaggcaagaagaagtcgcaagcgaaacgcgacgccgccgacgcggaccttgtcgccgccgccgagtacaagaaccctcggaagccccccggaggtgcc
Proteins encoded:
- the LOC100284287 gene encoding Probable O-methyltransferase 2, giving the protein MATAIVPTDAELLQAQADLWRHSLYYLTSMALKCAVELHIPTAIHNLGGSATLPDLVAALSLPAAKLPFLGRVMRLLVTSGVFASSDDVQYRLNPLSWLLVEGVESEDHTYQKYFVLGTVSRHYVEAGMSLADWFKKEEDEDRQLPSPFEALHGVPLVHESTKLLDEELDRVVEEGVAAHDNLAIGTVIRECGADVFSGLRSLTYCCGRQGNASAAAIVKAFPDIKCTVLNLPRVVEETTTKTITIPPAQAVMLKLVLHFWSDDDCVKILELCRKAIPSRQEGGKVIIIEILLGPYMGPVMYEAQLLMDMLMMVNTKGRQRGEDDWRHIFTKAGFSDYKVVKKIGARGVIEVYP